In a single window of the Fibrobacter sp. genome:
- the feoB gene encoding ferrous iron transport protein B, giving the protein MTAKHFTIAIAGNPNCGKTALFNALTGSRQHVGNWPGVTVEKKEGYFELGGRHIRVVDLPGTYAIFANAEDERAAVDYLLSREADLIINIVDATNIERNLFLTSQLADMHLPMVIAVNMMDIAEHRGIVLDLQALSETYGIPCIPLSAVSDKSVMNFVGEMAHVLAAPMPLPKPMVYADKVEEAVKLLEPKVAPVAKLLNADDRWVALMYLGNEKSYADKFAEAGVTIDKAEVTRLLGEEPEFAMAESRYSKSHEVAKAVIESSRTKKTFSDKLDAVLLNRWAALPIFLVIMYLVFWIAVTIGSAFIDFFDVLFGAIFVDGLGYLLGDVLGCPSFVTAILADGIGAGIQTVSTFIPVIFFMFLCLSFLEDSGYMARAAFVADRFMRFLGLPGRAFVPMMVGFGCGVPGIMGSRVLESKRERFLTIFLVPFMSCGARLPVYALFAAAFFGKMAGTVVFLLYLAGVLFAIAYGLFLKKSLFQGQASNFVMELPPYHLPKFKSLMIHCWQRLRDYIWRAGKVITLAVAVLGFLNSFGIVEKMYVDVDGKTTEIVQAEDGYQMVQENEAGEAENVALPEGFVVDESKVVKSNEFTAGNGDSENSLLSVIGKAITPVFEPFGVERENWPASVSLFTGLLAKEAVIGTMNSLYSMVGENASDVIPATEPESGTGEMADQVRHDDENVATADTTANDTNKVAEPATETAEVAAADSATTDSVVTTDSAALASNVIPATEPESGTSEAAPAEAPAEETVVEPAAEEKPLIAGIDECPAEEEEEGGAPDMKGALLEALGSIPANLAEVFGSLVDPLGTSGELEGQEAAELKKETLDKITDAKVLTCEEYAAIETFGEEEEDEKTREAVFAKLAAAGLELSEDEMGALEEGDLSETADIYANLRSYFHNPDKNGNPVDGFNWQVFAFLIFILLYVPCLAAMGVVAREIGLGLAILMATVQTLLAWAVAVLLYQVPVGGNVTWIVAAIVVLVGTGIFLKLFGMKANKEKRFED; this is encoded by the coding sequence ATGACTGCCAAGCATTTCACGATTGCCATTGCGGGTAACCCGAACTGCGGTAAGACCGCACTCTTTAACGCCCTCACGGGCTCGCGCCAACATGTGGGCAACTGGCCCGGCGTGACTGTCGAAAAGAAAGAAGGTTATTTTGAACTGGGCGGACGCCACATCCGCGTGGTGGACCTGCCGGGTACCTACGCCATTTTCGCCAACGCCGAAGACGAACGCGCCGCTGTCGATTACCTGCTCAGCCGCGAAGCCGACCTGATTATCAATATTGTCGATGCCACCAACATCGAGCGCAACCTGTTCCTCACGAGCCAACTTGCCGACATGCACCTGCCCATGGTGATTGCGGTGAACATGATGGACATTGCCGAACACCGCGGCATCGTGCTGGATTTGCAGGCACTTTCCGAAACCTACGGGATTCCCTGCATCCCGCTTTCTGCCGTAAGCGACAAGAGCGTCATGAATTTCGTAGGCGAAATGGCACACGTGCTTGCCGCCCCCATGCCTCTCCCGAAACCCATGGTCTATGCCGACAAGGTCGAAGAAGCCGTAAAGCTGTTGGAGCCGAAGGTGGCTCCCGTGGCAAAGCTCCTGAATGCCGATGACCGTTGGGTCGCCCTGATGTACCTGGGCAACGAAAAGAGCTACGCCGACAAGTTCGCCGAAGCGGGCGTTACCATCGACAAGGCCGAAGTGACAAGGCTCCTGGGCGAAGAACCCGAATTTGCCATGGCCGAAAGCCGTTACTCCAAGTCTCACGAAGTGGCCAAGGCCGTTATCGAATCCAGCCGTACCAAGAAGACTTTCTCGGACAAGCTTGACGCTGTACTTTTGAACCGCTGGGCAGCTCTCCCCATATTCCTGGTCATCATGTATCTGGTATTCTGGATTGCGGTCACCATCGGTTCTGCGTTCATTGATTTCTTTGACGTGCTGTTCGGTGCGATTTTCGTGGATGGCCTCGGCTACCTGTTGGGCGATGTTCTCGGTTGCCCCTCCTTTGTCACGGCAATTCTCGCCGACGGTATCGGCGCCGGTATCCAGACGGTTTCCACCTTCATCCCGGTCATCTTCTTCATGTTCCTGTGCCTTTCGTTCTTGGAAGACTCGGGTTACATGGCCCGCGCGGCTTTCGTTGCAGACCGTTTCATGCGTTTCCTCGGGCTCCCCGGTCGTGCCTTCGTGCCCATGATGGTGGGCTTCGGTTGCGGCGTGCCGGGCATTATGGGCTCCCGCGTGCTGGAATCCAAGCGTGAACGCTTCCTCACCATCTTCTTGGTGCCGTTTATGAGCTGCGGCGCACGCCTCCCGGTGTACGCGCTTTTTGCCGCCGCATTCTTCGGCAAGATGGCGGGCACAGTCGTGTTCCTGCTTTACCTCGCCGGTGTGCTGTTCGCCATCGCTTACGGTCTCTTCTTGAAAAAGTCGCTTTTCCAGGGCCAGGCCTCTAACTTTGTGATGGAACTTCCGCCGTATCATTTGCCCAAGTTCAAGTCCCTGATGATTCACTGCTGGCAGCGCCTGCGCGACTACATCTGGCGCGCCGGTAAGGTGATTACGCTTGCCGTTGCAGTTCTTGGCTTCCTCAACAGCTTCGGCATTGTGGAGAAGATGTATGTCGATGTTGACGGCAAGACGACCGAAATCGTCCAGGCCGAAGACGGCTACCAGATGGTTCAAGAAAACGAAGCAGGCGAGGCTGAAAACGTGGCGCTCCCCGAAGGCTTTGTGGTCGATGAATCCAAGGTGGTCAAGTCCAACGAATTTACCGCCGGTAACGGCGACTCCGAAAACAGCCTGCTCTCAGTAATCGGCAAGGCCATTACGCCGGTGTTCGAACCCTTCGGCGTTGAGCGCGAAAACTGGCCCGCATCCGTGTCCCTGTTCACGGGCCTGTTGGCCAAGGAAGCCGTTATTGGTACCATGAACTCCCTCTATTCCATGGTGGGGGAAAATGCTTCGGACGTCATTCCGGCCACCGAGCCGGAATCTGGCACAGGCGAGATGGCGGATCAAGTCCGCCATGACGATGAAAATGTTGCCACAGCCGATACAACTGCTAACGACACGAACAAGGTTGCCGAGCCTGCCACCGAAACCGCTGAGGTGGCTGCCGCTGATTCTGCTACAACCGATAGCGTTGTTACAACCGATTCCGCAGCACTCGCATCGAACGTCATTCCGGCCACCGAGCCGGAATCTGGCACGAGCGAAGCCGCTCCTGCCGAGGCTCCCGCAGAAGAAACCGTCGTGGAACCCGCTGCAGAAGAAAAGCCCCTTATCGCGGGCATTGACGAATGCCCTGCCGAAGAAGAGGAAGAAGGTGGCGCTCCCGACATGAAGGGCGCCCTGCTGGAGGCCCTCGGTTCCATTCCCGCCAACCTCGCCGAAGTGTTCGGCTCTCTCGTAGATCCGCTGGGAACCTCCGGAGAATTGGAAGGCCAAGAAGCCGCCGAACTCAAGAAAGAAACTCTGGACAAGATTACCGACGCCAAGGTGCTGACCTGCGAAGAATATGCAGCCATCGAAACCTTCGGCGAAGAAGAAGAGGACGAAAAGACCCGCGAGGCCGTGTTCGCAAAGCTCGCTGCCGCAGGTCTCGAACTCTCCGAAGACGAAATGGGAGCTCTCGAAGAAGGCGACCTTTCCGAAACCGCCGACATCTATGCCAACCTCCGCTCTTACTTCCACAACCCGGACAAGAACGGTAACCCGGTGGATGGCTTTAACTGGCAGGTGTTCGCATTCCTCATCTTCATCCTGCTCTATGTGCCGTGCCTTGCCGCCATGGGTGTGGTTGCCCGCGAAATCGGCCTCGGCCTCGCAATCCTCATGGCGACGGTGCAGACGCTCCTTGCCTGGGCTGTGGCGGTACTCCTTTACCAGGTGCCTGTTGGTGGAAACGTGACATGGATTGTCGCAGCCATCGTGGTGCTTGTGGGTACGGGAATCTTCCTCAAGCTCTTCGGCATGAAGGCCAATAAGGAAAAGAGATTCGAAGACTAA
- a CDS encoding ferrous iron transport protein A: MSCNCGCGGKSQAKKWNTEPQFSDLKRGDKVEIVGYNEGDSRYKSKLLSMGLVRGVQMEVLQVAPLGDPIEVSVLSYRLSLRKQEANVLKLRRV; this comes from the coding sequence ATGAGCTGTAATTGTGGTTGCGGCGGCAAGTCGCAAGCAAAGAAATGGAACACTGAGCCGCAGTTTTCGGACTTGAAACGCGGCGACAAGGTAGAAATCGTCGGCTACAACGAAGGCGATTCCCGTTACAAGTCGAAGCTTCTGTCCATGGGGTTAGTCCGTGGCGTTCAAATGGAAGTCTTGCAGGTGGCCCCCCTCGGCGATCCGATTGAAGTGAGCGTCCTTTCTTACAGGCTCTCGCTCCGCAAGCAAGAAGCCAATGTTCTCAAGCTGAGGAGGGTATAA
- a CDS encoding metal-dependent transcriptional regulator, with the protein MDHTKLSQSLEDYLEMVHMLRLANGIARVKDIAAALTVKMPSVAKAMIELKKLGLVTQEPYSGVELTEEGQRVAAMILNRHILLKGFLVKLGVSEAIADKDACCMEHILSAETLGKIEDFMKPAEAAPSPKKAKSVKNKK; encoded by the coding sequence ATGGATCATACAAAACTAAGCCAGAGTCTGGAAGACTACCTGGAAATGGTGCACATGTTGCGCCTTGCAAATGGAATCGCCCGCGTCAAGGACATTGCCGCAGCCCTTACGGTCAAGATGCCGTCGGTAGCGAAGGCTATGATTGAACTCAAGAAGCTCGGGCTTGTGACACAGGAACCATACAGCGGAGTAGAGCTTACCGAAGAAGGTCAGCGCGTTGCCGCCATGATTCTGAACCGCCATATATTATTGAAAGGATTCCTGGTCAAGCTGGGCGTGTCCGAAGCCATTGCCGACAAGGACGCCTGCTGCATGGAGCATATCCTTTCGGCGGAGACTCTTGGAAAAATCGAAGACTTTATGAAACCGGCGGAGGCTGCGCCCTCGCCCAAAAAAGCAAAAAGCGTCAAAAACAAAAAGTAG
- a CDS encoding heavy metal translocating P-type ATPase → MKCRIVYDQPGRIRFRAGAYAFEKMHEPRIHKACVSVPYVQKAVVHSENGGILLEYEDGYREQVIDFVRNLNVANLPEIEPDTEYQLQELDTRFKNRLAFMIARRYLAKLLVPAPIRTAHLIYRGLKFVAKGLNCLGEGKLSVEVLDGAAIGASILQRNYESAGTIMFLLNVSSLLEDYTKARTRTALTASLAVKVDRVWVVKDGVDVQVRMQDVQVGDLVRVRSGSMIPVDGTVAEGDAFVNEATMTGESQAVHKTVGKSVFAGTVVDEGSIVVSVRAVSGNTKIQKIIELIDRSEDLKASIQSRAERLADGIVPFSFIGFGLTLLFTRNITKAVSILMVDYSCAIKLSTPISVISALREAADRNMTVKGGKYLEEFALADTIVFDKTGTLTKAEPKLERVIPFGNRSEEEILRIAACIEEHFPHSMARAIVRGAAERGIDHEEEHADVKYIVAHGIATTLDGERAVIGSKHFVVEDEKIAVGEAEQKKIDELAGAASVIYLAIGGNLAGVLCISDPPRDEAAEAIRMLRERGIKYVAMITGDSQKAAERTAQLLGIDTFFAQVLPEDKHRYVEKMKAEGRRVIMVGDGINDAPALAAANVSVAMSDASDIARETADVTLRSEDLRDLAELRTLSTQLMDRIQANYRFIVAFNTSLLAAGFFGILAPSTSALLHNLSTMAICAKSMTPLKRA, encoded by the coding sequence ATGAAATGTAGAATCGTTTACGATCAGCCGGGGCGAATCCGCTTTCGGGCGGGGGCCTACGCGTTTGAAAAAATGCATGAACCGCGCATACACAAGGCATGCGTGAGTGTACCTTATGTCCAGAAAGCGGTAGTCCATTCGGAAAACGGCGGCATTCTGCTGGAATACGAAGATGGCTATCGTGAACAGGTGATTGATTTCGTCCGGAATCTAAACGTTGCTAATCTTCCGGAAATTGAACCCGATACCGAATACCAACTGCAGGAACTCGACACGCGATTCAAGAACCGGCTCGCGTTCATGATTGCGCGGCGTTACCTTGCCAAATTGCTGGTTCCAGCTCCCATCCGCACGGCACACCTGATTTACAGGGGCCTCAAGTTTGTGGCGAAGGGCCTGAATTGCCTAGGTGAAGGGAAACTTTCTGTCGAGGTGTTGGACGGTGCCGCCATCGGGGCTAGCATCTTGCAGCGTAATTACGAATCGGCAGGGACCATCATGTTCCTGCTGAACGTGAGTAGCCTCTTGGAAGATTACACCAAGGCGCGTACGCGAACCGCCCTTACCGCAAGCCTTGCCGTGAAGGTTGACCGCGTGTGGGTAGTCAAGGACGGCGTCGATGTTCAAGTGCGTATGCAGGATGTTCAGGTGGGCGACCTCGTGCGCGTGCGCTCTGGCAGCATGATTCCGGTGGACGGAACCGTTGCCGAAGGCGATGCATTCGTGAACGAAGCGACCATGACGGGCGAATCGCAGGCGGTGCATAAGACGGTCGGAAAGTCCGTTTTTGCGGGCACCGTCGTAGACGAAGGCTCCATCGTAGTATCTGTGCGAGCCGTGAGCGGCAACACCAAGATTCAGAAAATCATTGAACTCATCGACCGCTCCGAAGACCTGAAGGCCTCTATCCAGAGCCGCGCCGAACGCCTTGCCGATGGTATCGTGCCGTTCAGCTTTATCGGATTCGGGCTCACGCTCCTGTTTACGCGCAACATCACCAAGGCCGTCTCGATTCTGATGGTGGACTATTCTTGCGCCATCAAGCTTTCCACCCCGATTTCGGTGATTTCGGCGCTGCGCGAAGCGGCTGACCGCAACATGACCGTGAAAGGCGGCAAGTATCTCGAAGAATTCGCCCTGGCAGACACCATCGTTTTCGACAAGACGGGAACGCTCACCAAGGCGGAACCGAAACTCGAACGCGTGATTCCGTTCGGTAACCGCAGCGAAGAGGAAATTCTGCGCATCGCGGCCTGCATCGAGGAGCATTTCCCGCATAGCATGGCGCGCGCCATTGTGCGCGGTGCCGCCGAACGGGGAATCGACCACGAAGAAGAACACGCCGATGTCAAGTACATTGTGGCGCACGGGATTGCGACGACCCTCGACGGTGAACGCGCCGTTATCGGCAGCAAGCATTTCGTCGTCGAAGACGAAAAGATTGCAGTGGGCGAAGCGGAGCAGAAAAAGATCGACGAACTCGCCGGAGCTGCTTCCGTGATTTACCTTGCCATTGGCGGGAACCTTGCGGGCGTGCTTTGCATTAGCGATCCTCCGCGTGACGAAGCAGCAGAAGCGATTCGCATGCTCCGTGAACGCGGAATTAAATATGTGGCGATGATTACCGGCGACAGCCAGAAGGCCGCCGAACGTACGGCGCAACTTTTGGGCATCGACACCTTCTTTGCGCAGGTGCTGCCCGAAGACAAGCACCGCTATGTGGAAAAAATGAAGGCCGAAGGCCGCCGCGTGATAATGGTGGGCGACGGAATCAACGATGCGCCCGCATTGGCCGCCGCGAACGTGTCGGTTGCCATGAGCGATGCCAGCGACATTGCCCGCGAAACCGCCGACGTGACGCTCCGCAGCGAAGACCTGCGCGACCTCGCCGAGCTCCGCACGTTGAGTACGCAGCTCATGGACCGCATCCAAGCGAACTACCGCTTTATCGTCGCCTTCAACACGTCGCTCCTGGCCGCAGGTTTCTTCGGAATACTTGCCCCCTCGACCTCGGCCCTGTTGCATAACCTCTCGACCATGGCGATTTGCGCCAAGAGCATGACGCCGTTGAAGCGCGCGTAG
- a CDS encoding DUF1490 domain-containing protein, with protein sequence MSVWKNEKFWCVMAGVVGPTIIKKILKAPKTREYAVKGLAEGMKITADAKAAFQDMKDEAADICNDAKKEAEK encoded by the coding sequence ATGTCCGTATGGAAAAATGAAAAGTTCTGGTGTGTGATGGCAGGCGTGGTTGGCCCGACTATCATCAAGAAGATTCTCAAGGCTCCCAAAACTCGCGAATATGCCGTCAAGGGACTTGCCGAAGGCATGAAGATTACTGCCGACGCCAAGGCCGCCTTCCAGGATATGAAGGACGAAGCCGCAGACATCTGCAACGACGCGAAGAAAGAAGCGGAGAAATAG
- a CDS encoding DMT family transporter encodes MDKNVIAIGYAIAAAAFYALNVPCSKMLLAHISPVFMAGLLYIGAGLGIGILYLFHVRREPQSERLCKKDFPYTLGMVLLDIAAPILLMFGVKYGTSSNASLLGNFEIVATTLIALFIFREKVSKRLWIAILFITTSSFILSFENVDGFNFSIGSIFVLGATICWGLENNCTRKISDKSTYQIVTIKGLCSGIGSIVVSLTTGELNFAAKFIPFALLLGFVAYGLSIFTYIRAQKYLGAAKTSAFYAFAPFIGVLFSVVLLNEKITLQYIVAFLVMIAGTIFVVCDTLVRSHSHMHQHIFTHTHGGITHTHVVTHSHLHNHVFSDAKHGHSHDIKDLEKISTH; translated from the coding sequence ATGGACAAGAATGTCATTGCGATTGGTTATGCTATAGCGGCAGCCGCATTTTATGCACTGAATGTTCCCTGCTCCAAAATGCTGCTGGCCCACATTTCGCCCGTATTCATGGCAGGGCTGCTCTATATTGGCGCAGGGCTCGGCATCGGCATCCTCTACCTGTTCCATGTCAGGCGCGAGCCCCAATCGGAACGGCTCTGCAAAAAAGATTTCCCTTACACGCTAGGCATGGTCCTGCTCGACATCGCCGCACCCATATTGCTCATGTTTGGCGTCAAGTACGGAACATCCAGCAACGCCTCCCTGCTCGGGAACTTCGAAATCGTCGCGACAACGCTGATTGCGCTGTTCATCTTTAGAGAAAAGGTGTCTAAGCGTTTGTGGATTGCCATTTTATTTATAACGACATCCAGTTTCATTCTCTCGTTTGAAAATGTCGACGGATTTAATTTCTCGATCGGCTCCATCTTTGTTCTCGGCGCGACCATCTGCTGGGGGCTAGAAAACAACTGCACCCGCAAAATTTCGGACAAAAGCACATACCAGATTGTGACCATAAAAGGCCTCTGTTCCGGAATAGGTTCCATCGTCGTTTCGCTTACCACAGGCGAATTGAACTTCGCCGCAAAATTCATCCCGTTCGCCCTGTTGCTCGGCTTTGTGGCTTACGGCCTGAGCATTTTCACCTACATCCGCGCACAAAAATACCTGGGGGCAGCAAAGACCAGCGCCTTTTACGCCTTCGCGCCCTTTATCGGCGTCCTGTTTTCTGTCGTGCTCCTGAACGAAAAAATCACGCTGCAATACATCGTGGCGTTCCTGGTCATGATTGCCGGTACCATTTTTGTGGTCTGCGATACGCTTGTCCGCTCACATTCGCACATGCATCAGCATATTTTCACGCACACGCATGGCGGCATAACCCATACGCACGTTGTTACGCATTCCCATTTGCACAACCATGTCTTTTCCGATGCAAAGCACGGTCACAGCCACGACATCAAGGACCTAGAGAAAATCTCGACACACTGA
- a CDS encoding ZIP family metal transporter — translation MNETVLQIAQGLAIPFLGTVLGAACVFFMKKQMGQNLKRGLLSFAAGVMVAASVWSLLLPAISASESMGKLAFIPATVGFWAGILFLYILDKITPHLHLGSATPEGPKAKLKRTTMLTLAVTLHNLPEGMAVGIVFAGWLSGNVAITLSGAFALAIGIAIQNFPEGAVVSLPLRAEGASRKKAFALGALSGAVEPVGALITLLAAEALSPFMPYLLSLAAGAMIYVVIEEMLPEVSEGEHFDAGTILFAVGFTLMMVLDSAL, via the coding sequence ATGAACGAGACTGTCTTACAAATCGCCCAAGGTCTTGCCATCCCATTCTTAGGGACGGTTCTCGGAGCCGCCTGCGTCTTCTTTATGAAGAAGCAGATGGGGCAAAACCTCAAGCGCGGACTCCTGTCGTTTGCGGCGGGCGTCATGGTGGCAGCTTCCGTTTGGAGTCTGCTCTTGCCCGCTATCAGCGCCAGCGAATCCATGGGCAAACTGGCGTTCATCCCGGCAACGGTCGGTTTCTGGGCCGGCATTCTGTTCCTGTATATTTTGGATAAAATAACGCCGCACTTGCATTTGGGCAGCGCCACTCCCGAAGGCCCTAAGGCAAAACTCAAGCGCACGACCATGCTCACGCTAGCAGTAACTTTGCACAACTTGCCCGAGGGCATGGCTGTCGGTATCGTTTTCGCAGGCTGGCTTTCGGGGAATGTCGCCATCACGCTTTCGGGTGCGTTTGCGCTTGCCATAGGCATCGCCATCCAGAATTTCCCTGAAGGGGCGGTGGTTTCGCTCCCGCTCCGGGCCGAAGGGGCTTCCCGCAAAAAGGCTTTCGCCTTGGGAGCGCTCTCCGGAGCCGTAGAACCCGTAGGCGCGTTAATCACGCTGCTTGCGGCTGAGGCGCTCTCGCCGTTCATGCCCTACCTGCTCTCGCTTGCGGCAGGCGCCATGATTTATGTCGTAATCGAAGAAATGCTCCCTGAAGTCAGCGAAGGAGAGCATTTTGATGCCGGCACCATCCTCTTTGCCGTGGGTTTCACGCTCATGATGGTGCTGGATTCGGCCCTGTAG
- a CDS encoding transcriptional repressor, which translates to MEYKTQSKQQILDFMVGNPDRIFKASEIAQSLPEISLSTVYRNLSRLEKAGLIQIVGAAENNELQYRYTGPGRCEAKMHLVCKDCGKFFHLDGPALKMLQLSVQRVSGFELDQQQSVLLGRCAGCSGRPRHSRRRHV; encoded by the coding sequence ATGGAATACAAGACCCAGTCAAAGCAGCAGATTCTGGACTTTATGGTAGGCAATCCGGACCGGATTTTCAAGGCGTCTGAAATAGCCCAGAGCCTGCCCGAAATCTCGCTGAGCACCGTTTACAGGAACCTTTCCAGGCTCGAAAAAGCCGGACTGATCCAGATTGTGGGTGCTGCCGAGAACAACGAATTGCAATACCGCTATACGGGTCCTGGACGTTGCGAAGCCAAGATGCACCTGGTCTGTAAGGATTGCGGCAAGTTCTTTCACCTGGACGGCCCCGCTCTCAAGATGTTGCAGCTTTCCGTGCAGCGGGTAAGCGGTTTTGAACTGGATCAGCAGCAGTCGGTGTTGCTTGGCCGTTGTGCAGGCTGCTCCGGAAGGCCTCGCCACTCAAGGAGGCGCCATGTTTAA
- a CDS encoding zinc ABC transporter substrate-binding protein, producing the protein MFKGFVVKAFLAVTLLLAACGTKSETEGAAKDISVIAVTYPQYDWFKNVLGGRADAVDLKLLIKNGADLHSYQPSAQDIAAIAGADMVVYVGGESDEWIEKALAATPKEGRIEVNMMKVLGNRVKEEEVVEGMQGETRDERRETKENAEENHEHAERHHHHDEEEEVENDEHIWLSLKNAEILVKALAESIAKLDTAHAAEYHMNAALYIAKISALDAQYRATMENATLKTILFGDRFPFRYLVDDYGIKYYAAFVGCSAESEASFETITFLAGKMDSLALPAIFTIDGSDGKIARAILNASKNSKNAEVLMLNSMQSVKDEQIKAGADYLSIMRDNLEVLKKAIK; encoded by the coding sequence ATGTTTAAGGGATTTGTAGTCAAGGCGTTCCTCGCCGTGACTTTGTTGCTGGCCGCTTGCGGAACAAAATCCGAGACCGAGGGTGCAGCGAAGGATATTTCTGTTATTGCCGTGACATACCCGCAGTACGACTGGTTCAAGAACGTTCTTGGCGGACGTGCCGATGCGGTTGACTTGAAATTGCTCATCAAGAACGGCGCTGACCTGCACAGTTATCAGCCTTCGGCTCAGGATATTGCGGCCATTGCAGGTGCTGACATGGTGGTGTATGTAGGCGGCGAATCCGACGAATGGATTGAGAAGGCTCTTGCGGCGACCCCGAAAGAAGGGCGCATAGAAGTAAACATGATGAAGGTCTTGGGAAACCGGGTGAAGGAAGAGGAAGTCGTAGAGGGCATGCAGGGAGAGACGAGAGACGAGAGACGAGAGACGAAAGAAAACGCAGAAGAGAACCACGAACACGCTGAAAGACATCACCATCACGACGAAGAGGAAGAAGTCGAAAACGACGAGCACATCTGGCTATCGCTGAAGAACGCCGAAATACTGGTAAAGGCTCTTGCAGAGTCCATCGCAAAACTGGATACGGCTCATGCCGCGGAATACCACATGAATGCGGCACTCTACATTGCAAAAATCAGTGCGCTGGACGCCCAGTATCGTGCCACAATGGAAAATGCAACGCTCAAGACAATCCTGTTCGGTGACCGTTTCCCCTTCCGTTACCTGGTGGACGATTATGGCATTAAGTATTATGCTGCATTTGTGGGTTGTTCTGCCGAAAGTGAGGCCAGTTTCGAGACGATAACCTTCCTTGCGGGTAAAATGGATTCCCTTGCCCTGCCTGCCATTTTTACCATTGATGGCAGCGATGGAAAAATCGCCCGTGCCATTCTCAATGCGAGCAAGAATTCGAAAAACGCCGAAGTGTTGATGCTGAATTCCATGCAGTCGGTGAAAGACGAACAGATAAAGGCTGGGGCAGACTATCTCTCCATCATGCGAGATAATTTGGAAGTTTTGAAAAAAGCGATTAAGTAA
- a CDS encoding ATP-binding cassette domain-containing protein: protein MSKEKIQKKNLGQNSQREPQATELTAHTPLLKCRQLTLGYGSKDLVRDLDYDINEGDYLCIVGHNGSGKTTFLKGIAGLLSPKSGSIELCSGLNRNQIGYLPQMTVVQKDFPASVEEIVLSAFQGKHRLLPFYKSAHRERAMECMALTRTESLRKSCFRELSGGQKQRVLLARALCAAERLLLLDEPVTGLDPESTGTMYRVIEDLHQKGMTVVMVTHDVDTALDDATRVMDFNKISIKER, encoded by the coding sequence ATGAGTAAGGAAAAAATACAGAAAAAGAATCTTGGCCAGAATTCTCAAAGGGAGCCTCAGGCGACCGAGCTTACGGCTCATACCCCATTGCTCAAATGTCGCCAGCTGACGCTAGGTTACGGCAGCAAGGATCTGGTCCGGGATTTGGATTACGATATCAACGAAGGCGATTACCTTTGTATCGTAGGTCATAATGGTTCCGGCAAGACCACGTTCCTGAAGGGAATTGCCGGCCTTCTTTCGCCCAAGTCGGGAAGCATTGAACTCTGTAGCGGTCTTAACCGCAATCAAATCGGGTACTTGCCACAGATGACGGTGGTACAGAAGGACTTTCCCGCTTCTGTCGAAGAGATTGTACTGTCGGCTTTTCAGGGGAAACACCGGCTGTTGCCTTTTTACAAGTCGGCGCACCGGGAGCGCGCCATGGAATGCATGGCGCTCACCCGAACCGAAAGTTTGCGTAAGTCCTGCTTCCGCGAACTTTCGGGGGGCCAGAAGCAGCGGGTACTGCTGGCGAGGGCCCTGTGCGCCGCCGAACGCCTGCTCTTGCTAGACGAGCCCGTTACCGGTCTAGACCCTGAATCTACCGGAACCATGTACCGCGTTATCGAAGACCTGCACCAAAAGGGAATGACTGTCGTCATGGTAACCCACGACGTGGATACCGCCCTGGACGATGCCACCCGCGTCATGGATTTCAATAAAATTTCAATTAAAGAAAGATAA